TGGCCGCCGAGAACGATCTGCGTCTGGAGGCTCCGGAGGGTTGGCAAACCGCCCTCGCCGTTGAGAGCCTCGAAGAGGATGTCGGCGACCTGTTCACGTTCGCCTCCCTCGGTGTCGCCGTAGGCTGTCCGGATCGAGGCGGCCTGGAGGCGGTCGTTCTCGAAACAGCGGGCCGCGAGTTTGCCGATGTGTGCCTCGACGACACCGCCGGTGTTCTCGACGTCGCGGAACCAATCGACGTCGTCGGTCCGGGCCTGGGGGACGTACCAGACTGTCGTCTCGCGTGGGGCCTCACCACGGAGTTCGAGCGGGGACCGTTCGGCAGCCTGGAAATCATAGCCGAGGTCGCGGCTGACAGGTTCGACGATTTCCCGGAGGTCGCCGCCGTCGTCCCACCAGAGGACGATCGGGTCGTCGTCGGGTGCCTCTTCGATGGCATTCTCGATGGCGTCGCGGGCCGCCTGGTGAAGAGTCTTTGTCGCGGGCATGGTTACAAGACCTGATCATCGACAGTTTCCGGAACAATCTCGGCGTCGGCCAGCGGCGTGACATTGATCTCGACGCCGTGTTTGTGGTTGGGCTGGTAGCCCGCGGTCGTGATTTCCGACAAGGCGCGGTCAGCCCAGTCAGATGGAATATCACTCGCCATCGCCTCGGATACCTCTTTGATATCGTCTGCAAGATCCTGATAGTCATCGACGCCACTCGCCAGCTCGGAGATCAGTTGTTGGCGACGGGACACACCGTTTTCGCCGAGGCTCGTTTGATCCGGCTCCTCGAAGTTGTCGAAGTAGTAGGTCATGAACAGGATGCCGTTGCTGGCGTAGTGACTCGAGCCGACCAGATCCTCGTAGTACTCGAAGAGGTCGTACAGGTGGGCCTCGACTGGCTCGGAGCCATCATTCGCGTAGGCCTCGAAGGCGCTTTCGAGATCCTCGAGGGCGTCGATCCACTCCTCGCGGTTCTCCTCAACCGTCTCGTAGAACGACGGACTGAACAGATCCTCCATGTCTACGTCCTCAAGAGCAGCGAGTTGATCCAGTGTCTCGAGTCGCTCGGCCGTCTGCGCTCTGAAGTTGGCCACTAGCTCGGCGGCCTCCGCGGCACGCTCCTGATTCTCCGCGGGCCACTCGCGGGGGTCGGGTTGGGCGAGTTCGGCCAGTCGATCTTCGAAGACGGCGATCTGCTCCAGCCCACTCTCACAGCGAGCGTACTCCGCAGCGGCTTCGGACTGCTCGGACGCCGACAGCGAGTCGTCGCTCCGGCGGCGGTTGGCCGCACTCCGGCGTTCTCGGAGCAGGGCCTTCCGCGGTTCCAGATAACGGTTCTGGAGGCGGTCGAAGACGTTCGCATCGAGTTGGTGGTAGTCCACCAGGCAGGCGAAGCCCTCCCCCTCAGGATCGGAGACGAGTCGCTCGGTGGTGAACCGCCAGAGGATCGGCGTGCGGTCGAACTTCGAGACGTGGTACTCGAAGAGGTCGTCTTCGAGCCACTGCCGGAGGTTCGGATACGCTTCTTCGTCCGCGGTCTGATTGCCGAGGACTTGATCGACCTCGGCGAGGCGGGCGTCAGCGTACTCGCCCCAGATGCGTTCGAACTCGGCTTCGAGATGGGTGAGGAGGTTGGCTTCACCTTCGACGTCGGAGATCGGGACGATGCCGTCGTCGGCTTCGTTGGCGGTCCGGAGTGTAAGATGGAGGAGGAGGTCTTTCACCATTCCTGGGAAGTTATCAGGACGGTCGGACACGTCATTGGGGTTTGATACTTTGCGGTCATCTGGTTGTTCAACAGTCCTGAGCCATATTTCCTGCTTAATCGCTTTACGTGTCTCTTCCCCAATACCCAGCGTTTCTGAAACCTCAGTCGATCACATCGACAGCCGCATAATCCCGTTCAGTAAGCGCTGAATCTGTTTGGTCTGTGCTTGGACTGTCTCGAAGTAGGACGAACGGTGAGTCTCGGTGATGAGGAGTCGCTGTCGGCGGCGGACCGCCGCCGACGCGACAGTGTCGCCACTCACGATCGCTGTCCAGACCAGTGGACAGCTACCGGAAGAACCGGTCGTCGAGTGACTGGTTCGCTGGAACAGCCCTGCGCACACCGAGCGCTGTCCAAGCGGCCCGCAGCACCATCTCACAGAACTCCGTGAACGGCCAGTTCCAGAGGCGGCGCCCCCCGCGGCGGGGCGCCGCCACGTACTTCCAGTGGAGATACCGCCAGCTGTTCTGGAGCAGCAGACTCACGACAAACATCACCAGCCGTAGTCCAGCGTCCTGAGAACTGGTGAACGCGAGGCTCTGTCTGGCTAAGCGGTAGCTGGACTCGATGCCGAAGCGCTTGCTGTAGTGTTCTCGCGCATCCCGTGGCGTGTCGATAAACGGCGCGTCAGCGGCGTAGCCGTGACGCGCCACCCCGTGTTCGTCGTATCGTCCCTGTTGGTAGACGCAGTCGATGAACACGGGGAAGGTCACTTCGCCGGCGAGATTGTGTTCGATCTCGCGGCTCCAGCCTGTGCTGAGCTCATGTTGAATCGTCTCGCCCCACTCGACGATCGGCATCACGTAGGCGTAGTTGTGCGCGTACAGCAGTCCGAGACAGGTGCTGTTGTAGAAACCGCGATCGAGGTAGACGGCCTTGACGCCGAGGTCAAGGCCGTCGAGGAGTTCGAGAAACTCAGTGAGGACATCGCTGGTGGTGTCGCCAGCGACAAGCTGGCGCACCGCCAGCGTGTACCGCTTGTTACGTACCCGCGCGTAGAGCGTCGCATACGCGTGAAACGTCGTTGTTCCCCGTTTCGCCTCCGAGAAGTACAGCGCTTCTGTCTCGTCTTCGTCACCGTAGTAGGGATCGAGGTGGAGGTCGGCGACGACCTCCACCGGTCGATCCGGCAGTGTCTCAAGCGCATCTCGTTGCAAGAGCGTGTCTCCAACCGCCTCAACAATATCAAGGTCGAACTGGTCTGTGAGATGTCCCCGAACGGTGTTAGCGTGCGGTGAGTCAGCGGTCGATTCACAGACGTGATTGATCGAGGTCCCGCCGGCGCTGGCGCCGGCGAGGACCTCGTATAGTTTCTCCGTGGTGACTTCGACGTTCTCGCCGAGATCTATTGCCAGTTCCTCATCAAGACTGTTGACGACAAAATTAAGCAGGTGCTCTTCCTCTATCTCGCTGTCTGCTTCGGTAGGCTTCACACCATACCCAAGCAGACACTTCCTCTAATCCGATGTGATCGACTGAACCTCTCGATCTATCTCTTCTGCAAGCTTTTCGATTTCTTTTCGCTGAGTGAGATCGGATTTCTGCGCTTTTCGTGCGAGTTCTAGAAGAGAACTTTCGGCATCTCCAGTATTAAATAGCTCTTCAGGAGTTTCGGTGATTGATTCTATATGATCATGGTTAGAGTGGAAAAAGCCAGAAGCGGCGGAATTTGGGAGTAATTCCGGCCCAATATAAAATGGACTCCTGAAGTCATGGACGCGTTGTTCGATAAAAAGTGTATGCTGCTCCCGTGATTTTTTCCTGATAGATTCACTATCTTCAAGCTCCCTAAACCAGGGAAGCATACCGATATAACCAGACTCCCACTTCCGTCCCGGTGTCAAGGAGAGTGCCAGGCTGTGGAATAAATCTGAATTTAATGCCCCAAGTAGGACCCATGCAGAGACCCCTTCTTCAGGGAATAGCATATTGCTTGCATGCCCGAAATAACCTCCACTTGGATAGTAGCCAAATCGACGTCCAGTCCTTTTGATATATGCCCAAGTAAGTCCCTCCCTCGTCTGATAATCCATATTACGGAGGACAGCACTTGAAGAACGGGCGACTTGTGCACCATTTTCACTCCAATTAATTACCTCATCCACTTGTGGACGTATCCAAACATCTCCACCTGCGTTGGTGAACGGCTTAAATTGCTTATCAGCAATCTCCCACTGCTTGCGGATAAACCGATCATTATTTCCTGTTTGTAAACCGACCTTTACATCTCCAATGCCTTCCCCTTCTATCCCAGGAACTGTTGGATCAATTTTTAGATTTGTATCGTGTAACTTTCGAATTTCTGGTGGGAGTGAATAGCATATAGAAGAACCTGGGACAGAATGAAATTCGGACATTTCAACCTCAAAATATCGTTGTATATCGTCGTCAGACACCCCGAAGGCTGATTGAAGATATTTTGTCTCTTTATTCGATTTTTCTACATCGTGCAAGCGAATAAATGTGCCAATTTCTTGTTGTTTTGAGCTTTTACGGACTACTGTTCCTACGGTGGCAACAGTCGCATTATCTAGGATTCCATATCCGAATTCAGAAAGGAAGTCAAATGATCCTCTCTTTCCGATAAAATCGGCTCGGAATGGTTCAAATGTTTGACTAAAGAGGAACGAACGTGGGACCAGCATACCAACACGCCCTGCATCCTTTGTAAGATAATCACCAACTTCAAAGAAGTTAATATAATATTGGGGACTATACTTATAATTAGACTTAACGTATTCCCGTACTTCTTCTGGCATCCTCCCCCGCGACCCGTACGGCGGATTCATCAACGCCACATCATAGTCTTGCGTCAAAACCACCAGCAGGTGCAGGAAACTCCGGAGGTTCTGCTCGCCAAATGAGTCCGACGTCTGCTCTTCGACGGCCCGTTGCAGGGCCTTCAAAAAGGAATGCAACGACTGATGGGCAGCCTCGTGATAGTCGGTGAGTTCAGATTGCGTTTTACTCGAATCGAACGCCTCCTCGAGGGTTCCCTGCACGTCGAGGAGACTCCCCAGGGCCTCGGTCGTCTGGAACGTCTCGATGATCTCATCGAGGGCGTCCCGAAGGTCGGTTCCCTCGCCAGTGATGTCGTCGAGCACCGCCTTCGCCTCCTCGATCTCTGCGACGCGGTTGTCCGCAGTGACGATCCCGACGTTGGGCATCTGGAAGTCGTCTGCGCCCTCCGCTTCGGCACGACCGCGGGCCTTCAGATAGAGGTTGAACGCCGCGAGTTGGGCTGCCCGGAGGTCGATGTCCACCCCGTAGAGGTTGTTCTCGAGGATCTTCGCCGGGACGTCCTCCCGGGGAACGTCGGGGCGTTCGGTCCACCAGATACGCTCGAGGATGTCGAACGCGTACAGTAGGAAGTGCCCGCTGCCACACGCCGGGTCGATGATCCGGAGCTCGGACGGATCGTCGAACTCGGGGGCCGCCTGGTCCTCGTCGTCGGGGATGAGGTACGTGGCGATGCTGGGGACGTCCGGGGCGGCCTCGGGCGTCGTGGCTCGTTCCTTGCGCTCGTCGATAGAGAGCGCCTCGGGTTCCGGAACGGTGTCTTCCTTGCCCGTGGCTTCAAGATAGAGCTTCCCCAGGGAGTTGTCGGTGAGCATCCGGACGACCCAGTGGGGCGTATAGAACTGGTTCGCCGGGCCGACGTCTCCCGGCTCGAGCGTGTTCTTGGCATCAAGGGCCTCAACGACGGGCCGGTTGTAGTATTCATAGACCCACCCGAGCACGTCGTCAGCCCGCCAGACTTCATCGGGAACCTCATCCAGCATTCCAGCCAGGTCTTCGTAAGTATCGACGTCCGGATCGACGAGACTGTACGGCGTGTCGGTATCGAACAAGATCTCGATGTCCTTTCCCAGTTCCTCGCACTTGTTCTGGTAAGCCGTCAGAATCGCCTCGTCCTCCAGCAGAAATTCCTCGTGGACGAGCGTCTCGGCAGCAGGCGTCAGGCCGTTCTCTTTGAAGACGGTGGCCTCCTCGTCGATGAAGTCCCGGACTTCCATCGTCCGGAGCGCAGCGAGTCGATTGACGATCGTGTAGCCGACGCCCGTGACGTACTCCGCGAACGCTTCGTCCCAGGTGTGGCCATCGACCGCTTCGAGTTGAATGGCCTCGACGAGTTCCTGGATGTCCTCGTCCAGTGCTTCAGGCTCGTCCGGTTCCTCGTCGAGCCCCTTCTGGGTGAGCTGGAACTCGACGTTCTGCTCGACGCGCTCGCGCATGTCCGCGACGACATCCTCGAGGTGTTCGCGCTCTGCTTTGTCCAGTTGCGCCTTCCGTTGGGAGAGAGAATCGCTTGCCATAGGAGGTCCGTATGCCCTATCCGAATCAGACGAGACCCTTATAGGTTGGCGAAGATATCGGCCTGGCGATCGCGCTAGTTATACTGGATCTCACCCACCAGCAGATCGGGATCAACCCAAGAGTTTGTATGTCTAATATGATGGATTGTAGATCGATTAAAATCGACGTGCGAGATAGAGAGGGTGGTCACTCACTCAGTAGACCTTTGTTGTAGAACCCTCCTCTGTAGCATTAAATATCGAGCGGACGAATGAGGATGAAGTTATTTGTGAGGGGGGAATCTAGGACGAGATAGGAGACATGGAAAGCTCTAATCTTGATCCGCAAGTCCAACGTAAGGTTCTCCAGATATTGTCGTCGAAAGGGCCAATGAGCCATGAACAATTGGCTCAGGAACTGGGGTACGACTGGGACGAAATGCAAAAGGTCATTCGTGAAATGCGGAACCAAGATCTTGTTACGATAACTATTGATCGCCGATACGAAGCTGAGTCTGCTCCTTCTTCAGCGCCTGCGTAATTCTCGCATCACATGTCCCAGAATCCGCCTCGAACAAAGAGGGTGGAGAAGTCTCCGAAACGAGACCAGAGGGAGCCCTTTCAACGTGACCGTGACCGAATTTTGTATACGCAAGCATTTCGACGACTGTCTGGTATAACGCAAGTGGCTCGAGCTGAAGAGTCCTATACGTACCATGATAGACTGAGTCATTCGTTGAAAGTCGCCCAAATCGGACGACGGATAGCAGAATATCTCCCCGATAAATCAGCGTCCGAGATCCGACATGGTCTCGAGGTTGACGAAGATGTCACAGAAACGGCTGCACTGGCACACGATATAGGTCACCCTCCATTCGGCCACATTGCAGAGAAAGAACTTGATCGACAGGTACGGGACAGGGGGGTTGAGGAAGGTTTTGAGGGGAACGCCCAGTCCTTTCGCATTGTCACCAATATCGCGCCGCATAACGACTGCGATCGAGGACTAAATCTCACTCTGGCCTCCCTGAATGCGATATTAAAATATCCCTGGATGCGTGGCGACGAAGGCATGGGTGAGAACCGATGGGGGCAAAACGAACATGAAAAATGGGGTGTCTATGAAAGCGAACGTCCCGAATTTGAAGAGGCACGTGCCTTGGAACCCGTGGATAAACGGCAAAGCGCTGAAGCAGCCATCATGGACTGGGCTGATGACTTAGCCTACGCAGTACATGATATGGAGGACTTCTATCGGTCCGGAATCCTACCATTAGAACAGCTCCTTTCTGAAGGTACTCCAGAACGACAGAATTTCCTAACAGATGTAGAGGATGAATTAGGAATTCCAGTGCCAGAAGGGGAAGATATTCTTGATTGGCTACGTAATCAAGGCGGTCGTACTCTCCTCTCACCATTCAAAGGAACGAGAGAGGAAAGACGTACCCTCGATTATGTCTCCTCCACACTCATCCAGAGGTACATTGGGAAAGAAAAAGGTGGGGTATATCTTCAAGATCATGATCCCAGTGAGCCATACCTCCAAATAGATGATGAACTCATGAATGAAGTCTCTCTATTAAAACATATGACTGTATATTATGTTATTGAAGATACGGCTCTGAGAGCACAACAACGGGGGCAGCGAGAGGTTATTAGAAACCTTTTTGATATCCTCTTTAATGCAGTCGATCCTACAGATGGGGAAGACACGGATATCGTTCCAAACCCCTTCCGTGAGGTTGCTAAAGATCTATCCCCGTCAGCCAGTAACAAGCGAATTTGTCGAATCGTAACTGATACCATCACAAATATGACTGAAAAGCAGGCCATACAACTACATGGGCGTTTGACTGGTAGGTCACCGGGGTCTCTTCAAGAGCGCATCCTGTATTAGTTTCTTAGTTCTGTGGAAGTCACGTGTTCAGACATCGTGTAGTGTGACCCCATCAGCTGTCGCTACGTTGCTCGGAGCGAATCCTCCTCACCTTGCTTGAGAAGCGTCGTTGCCGGTCACACTCCGTGCATTTGTAGTTTGACGTCTTTGGTCGTCTCTTTGAGGTCCCGAAGCGACATCGCCCCGCCACCGACGAGATACGCCTTGACGCTCGTTTCGAGTTGCTCCGCGATCGTCTGGAGTTCGGTCTCGATGTAGTGCCGACCGAATCTGGAACGCTCACTCATAGGGTGATGTCATACTCTGCGGCTGTCCGCTTGAACTCTTCCCATTCGGGGAGCTGATCAGTGGTCACCTCGCCGTCCGTCTCCAGATACTCGAGGAGTTCATCGACGACAGCACGCACGTCGAGTGCCGCTTCGGGCTGATAGTGAGCAGCGCGGTCCTGCAACGCCGAGGGCTCGACAGCCTGTTTTTCCATCAACAGCAGACAGTAGGTTCGGTATCGAGGTCCATCATCGACCAGCAAGGTGTGACAGATCAGATCTGCTGGCGTGACGTCGGCAAGCCGATCCGAACGGATGTACTGCCGTTGTTCTCGGGTGAGAAGCGGGACGTCGAACGCTTCGAAGCGCGCTGGGCCAGTCAGATGGAATCCATCGGCCTCGATGTCACCATCGCACGTGAAGAGGTACTCGTCGTGTGTTTCCCAGTGAATGCTGATCTTCCCGGTATGGCGCTGGGCTTCACGACGATGTCGGTGGTGATACAACCCGCGGGCTATCGACGACAGTGTCCGAAATGGGTCGTTGAGTTGGTACTGGGATGTGGATTTGCCGACGATACCAACCTGCTGGAGATCATCCAACCGGCGATACACCGTCGCCCGACTAACCGTACTGTGTTCGGCGATCTCAGTCGCTGTCCGACTGTGGTCGAGATAGTAGAGGATTTGGAGTCCGGAGCCAGCGATCAGCTGGGGAAAGTCCACGTGACTATACTCTGTGAGGAGCGCTTCGAGTTCTTCGACCGGTTCAATATCAGTCGGGACGACGACCTTTCGTCGTCCCTGCGTTTCAGTTCGGACGCACCCCCATGCTTTCAGCTCGGAAATAACGCGCGACGTATGCCCGGGGCTCCAATCGAGCGAGTCAGCAAGCGACGTAACCGACAGTTCCGAGTCGGCTGTCCCTAAGAGATATGAGAGAAGTTGAAGCTGACTCTTCGACATCATATAGTCTCATTTCACGCAAAGGAATTATAAATAGCTTTCGTGATTTGAGACAGCCAGTCGGATATCTTACTGGTGGCATTATAGAACGAAGTGATTTCTATCATTCCTGGGGTGGAAGGATCTGAGGATGATCTCGCGCAGGGGAAACAGGATTACTGTGCTATTCTTCCTCGATCAGGACAACGCTCCCCGACTCCAACGTATCGAGACGCTCTTGCACATCTCGAATCCGATCCAGTACAGTTTTCGACTCCGACAGGAGTTCGTTCACGCGCTCTTCGCTCGGCCGCTCGTCGGAATCGACGACATCGGTGACTTCGTCGGTCACATCTGTGTTCGGTAATTCGTGTCGTAGTTCTTCGGCAACAGACTGGAGTTCCGCCCAGGCATCGTCATCTGCATCCGGCGGTTTCGGATCTTCAGCCTGCTCGATGAGTTGTCGCACCCGCTGTTTCGTTGGCGGTCGAGAAGACGACAGTGCGGTCTCGACGGTTTCCGTTGTCGGTGAGTCCGGATGCTCGTCTCGAAGCTGCCTTCCAGCTTCCTGCAACTGCGACCAGAGACTGTCACCGTCAGTAGCGGCGAACAGTTCTCGGGCGCGCTCGTAGGCCGCTGCCTGTTGATCGACCGTCGTGTCAATCAATGTCGCTTCCGTCACCTGTTCTTCTTCCCACGCCATCTCGAACACCGCTTCGAGATCATCGAAGACGAGTTCATCGAACTCCCCCGTCGCCACGTCGAGAATGCTCCGAACCGACGCTTCGTTCGACCGAAGCCAGTCCGTGAGAGCATCACAGACCTCACTCGGGGCAGAAGCGGAGATTGCCTCGCCAGTAATGCGACGGTATTGCGTCGAGAGTTCGTCCACGCGGTGGGTTTCGGCGTCTTGGATTCGAGACTCAACGGTCGCAACGCTGGGGACAGTGCCACTCTCGGCCGTTGTTTCCATACGGGCGGTGATCGAGGCGCTCGGGTACAGTGCCTCCATCGTCCCCAGTTCGTCGGCAAACTGCTCCCACAGCGTTGCCCCCTCGTCCACGATGCCGAAGAGTTTCCGGGCATTTGCGAACGTTTCAGCCTCTTCAAGCGTCTTCTCGAGATCACCGTCAGTATCGAGATCAGCT
This window of the Halapricum desulfuricans genome carries:
- a CDS encoding winged helix-turn-helix domain-containing protein, whose amino-acid sequence is MDFPQLIAGSGLQILYYLDHSRTATEIAEHSTVSRATVYRRLDDLQQVGIVGKSTSQYQLNDPFRTLSSIARGLYHHRHRREAQRHTGKISIHWETHDEYLFTCDGDIEADGFHLTGPARFEAFDVPLLTREQRQYIRSDRLADVTPADLICHTLLVDDGPRYRTYCLLLMEKQAVEPSALQDRAAHYQPEAALDVRAVVDELLEYLETDGEVTTDQLPEWEEFKRTAAEYDITL
- the pglX gene encoding BREX-5 system adenine-specific DNA-methyltransferase PglX; this encodes MASDSLSQRKAQLDKAEREHLEDVVADMRERVEQNVEFQLTQKGLDEEPDEPEALDEDIQELVEAIQLEAVDGHTWDEAFAEYVTGVGYTIVNRLAALRTMEVRDFIDEEATVFKENGLTPAAETLVHEEFLLEDEAILTAYQNKCEELGKDIEILFDTDTPYSLVDPDVDTYEDLAGMLDEVPDEVWRADDVLGWVYEYYNRPVVEALDAKNTLEPGDVGPANQFYTPHWVVRMLTDNSLGKLYLEATGKEDTVPEPEALSIDERKERATTPEAAPDVPSIATYLIPDDEDQAAPEFDDPSELRIIDPACGSGHFLLYAFDILERIWWTERPDVPREDVPAKILENNLYGVDIDLRAAQLAAFNLYLKARGRAEAEGADDFQMPNVGIVTADNRVAEIEEAKAVLDDITGEGTDLRDALDEIIETFQTTEALGSLLDVQGTLEEAFDSSKTQSELTDYHEAAHQSLHSFLKALQRAVEEQTSDSFGEQNLRSFLHLLVVLTQDYDVALMNPPYGSRGRMPEEVREYVKSNYKYSPQYYINFFEVGDYLTKDAGRVGMLVPRSFLFSQTFEPFRADFIGKRGSFDFLSEFGYGILDNATVATVGTVVRKSSKQQEIGTFIRLHDVEKSNKETKYLQSAFGVSDDDIQRYFEVEMSEFHSVPGSSICYSLPPEIRKLHDTNLKIDPTVPGIEGEGIGDVKVGLQTGNNDRFIRKQWEIADKQFKPFTNAGGDVWIRPQVDEVINWSENGAQVARSSSAVLRNMDYQTREGLTWAYIKRTGRRFGYYPSGGYFGHASNMLFPEEGVSAWVLLGALNSDLFHSLALSLTPGRKWESGYIGMLPWFRELEDSESIRKKSREQHTLFIEQRVHDFRSPFYIGPELLPNSAASGFFHSNHDHIESITETPEELFNTGDAESSLLELARKAQKSDLTQRKEIEKLAEEIDREVQSITSD
- a CDS encoding deoxyguanosinetriphosphate triphosphohydrolase family protein produces the protein MSQNPPRTKRVEKSPKRDQREPFQRDRDRILYTQAFRRLSGITQVARAEESYTYHDRLSHSLKVAQIGRRIAEYLPDKSASEIRHGLEVDEDVTETAALAHDIGHPPFGHIAEKELDRQVRDRGVEEGFEGNAQSFRIVTNIAPHNDCDRGLNLTLASLNAILKYPWMRGDEGMGENRWGQNEHEKWGVYESERPEFEEARALEPVDKRQSAEAAIMDWADDLAYAVHDMEDFYRSGILPLEQLLSEGTPERQNFLTDVEDELGIPVPEGEDILDWLRNQGGRTLLSPFKGTREERRTLDYVSSTLIQRYIGKEKGGVYLQDHDPSEPYLQIDDELMNEVSLLKHMTVYYVIEDTALRAQQRGQREVIRNLFDILFNAVDPTDGEDTDIVPNPFREVAKDLSPSASNKRICRIVTDTITNMTEKQAIQLHGRLTGRSPGSLQERILY
- a CDS encoding ISH3 family transposase, producing the protein MKPTEADSEIEEEHLLNFVVNSLDEELAIDLGENVEVTTEKLYEVLAGASAGGTSINHVCESTADSPHANTVRGHLTDQFDLDIVEAVGDTLLQRDALETLPDRPVEVVADLHLDPYYGDEDETEALYFSEAKRGTTTFHAYATLYARVRNKRYTLAVRQLVAGDTTSDVLTEFLELLDGLDLGVKAVYLDRGFYNSTCLGLLYAHNYAYVMPIVEWGETIQHELSTGWSREIEHNLAGEVTFPVFIDCVYQQGRYDEHGVARHGYAADAPFIDTPRDAREHYSKRFGIESSYRLARQSLAFTSSQDAGLRLVMFVVSLLLQNSWRYLHWKYVAAPRRGGRRLWNWPFTEFCEMVLRAAWTALGVRRAVPANQSLDDRFFR